DNA from Brevinema andersonii:
TTAGTGAGGTACTTATGACAAAAATGATCCCTATCTTGAAGGTAGGAAGATATAAAGATTCTTCGGGGAGAAATTATGATATTACCCCCCATATGCTGAAGGAATTAGAAGAAACCTATCATCCCAATTCTGCCCCTTTGGTGAAAGGACATCCGAATCATGATGAACCGGCCTTGGGATGGGTCGACCAACTCAAAGCAGAGGGCGATGTCCTGTTGGCTTCTTTTTCTCAGGTAGCAGAAAGCTTTAAGAACGAAGTAGCAGAAGGACTGTTTAAAAACGTATCCGCAAGCTTTTTCTTACCCTTTTCTGAGGCCAATCCCACGAAGGGTCAATATAGCCTCCGTCATGTTGGAGCGTTAGGTGCATCCCGTCCTGCCATACCAGGATTAGGAACCTTGCAGGAAGCCTTGGCTTTTGCCGAACAGGACGATGGTTTGGTCTGTTTTTCTTCAAGCAATCAGGAAGATATTGAGGAAGATAACATGCATCACAATAATCATAACGGGAAGGAGGAAATAATGGAAGAAGAAATAGCAGTACTTCAGGAGCGGATAAAACGTTTAGAAGAAGAAAATAGACGCCTGATTTCGGAACGGGAAGCCCAGGAGAATAAGGAACAATTAGAATCCGCTATAGCGAAAGTTCAGGAAACAAAAACATTGGACGAAGAAGGAGCCAAAAATTTGCGAGAAAAAGCCATGGAATTAGTTCAGCTAGGCAAAACCCCTGAAGAAGCAGTGGCTGCTTTTGCAGAATTTTTACCGAATGCTGAACCCCAAAGAACCAACAGCCGTATCGCTCAAGCTCCTGTCCAACAAAGACATCAAGGGCTGGCCCAATTCAGCGAAGGAAATATCCCTTGGGAACATACGGAACAGTTCGCGGATGAAGTGGAAAAACTGTGCAAAGGCGGATTGAGCCGAATGGAGGCTTATCAGAAAGCCAAACAAAATTTAAGTAAGTGAGGTCATTGTTTATGAGTATCTATATCAATATATGGACCCGCAGTGTTGTGGCTGCGGTTGATATCCCCGAAGGGGTTTTTGTCAAAGAGGATGGAACCTTAGGCGGATGTAGCGGCGTTTCCGCGCATGCATGCAGCAAGGGGAATGTGGCCAGCATCCTCACGATAGGCGAGGCTACCGTTAAAGTAGCCAACAGTCAAAATATTTCCGCTGGTGATTGGGTAACGGGAGACAATTCAGGCTTGGCTACTAAATCCAGTGCCGTTCCTAACGCCTATTGTAAAGCCTTAACGGCCAGTAAAGAAGGACTGGTCCGTGTCCTCTTAAAATAAAAATAAGTGAGGTATTATAATCATGTCTATAATAAATAATTACCAGCCTATTCCTGCTGTGTTGGAACGGATTGCGAACGGGTATGCGAGCCAGAGAAAATTTGCCTATAACCTTTTACCCTTGTATCAAGCGGAGGTAGCTCGAGATTCCTATAAAGTCGCCAAATTCGGCAAAGACTTTCTCAAAACAGAGGATTTTCGTCGAGCTTCCGGAGCTGAACCGAAACGGGTGAAAGATAATATTGAAGGTTGGGCGGATATTGCCACCTACCGTTATACCGTAGAGTCTGCCGTCGATAGAGGCGATATGGTCACTGCCGAAGACGTTGTCAAAGCCGGTCTTTTAGCCTCAGAACGACGACTCACCCGAGCCTATGAACGCTTATTTAATTCTATCGAAGTCGAGCAAGTAAAAGCTGTGTCGGATGCTGCCCAATATCCTTCCGGAAACACTTCGACTCCAACAGGAAACAATGCGTGGAGCCACGAATCCTCAGACCCTGTGGCGCAAATCCAAAAAGCCCGGCAGGCGGTGAAAAGCAAAACAGGATTTTATCCCAACAAAATGGTGATCAGTGACCCCGTATGGCAGGTATTACGAAGAAAAGACAATCTTTTAGCCCATATGCCCATGACATCCTTAAAAACGGGCTTAACCCCCGAAGACTTTGGGAAAATTTGTCAAATCGATAGCGTGATTATCGCGGATAATATGGTGAATACCGGCCAACAACTCGACTTCACTTGGTCCAAAAACGTCATTCTCGCTTATGTCCCAGATACTATTTATACCTTAGATGAACCCGTATTTGGGATTACCATACGGGCTCCCTTGGGCTATAACGCGATGCGTTCTTACTACGATGACCGAACAACATCGGACGTGGTCGCTATTGACGAACGCATTGGTTGGAGCGTGGTTAATTATGAAGCCGGATATTTATTTAAAAATGTCATTAGTTAAATAAAAATACAAAAGAGACGGCATGCGGCAGAGAAAGCGAAAGTCATACAAGCCTATTCTCGGAGGCTCGGTTCCTCCTGCCGTCAATACCTATAAGGTCAGCAATAAGAATAACGAAAGGGATCATGAAAGAAAATAAAGAAATTGTGTATTGCTCCCAAGAAGATTTGTACGAAGCCTGTAAATCTAGTGCTATTGAAGGTTGGGCGAGAGATTTGAGCACGGAAAGCAAAGAGATAATCAACCACAGAATCCAATCGGCGATCATGCGGGCGACCGACGAAATGAACCTTTATCTTGTGAAAATAGAAAATTTTCCGTTGCCTGTGGTGCCTCGCTCGCTTCGAGATATCTGTGTAAAACTTAGTCTCTATAGCCTCATGTCTCGGAAAGGCTTAACGGAAGGCAGTTCGGATAACACGATTAAAATTAATAGGGATACGGCCTTGAAACAACTGGAAATGATTGCTTTGGGAAAACTAGATTTGGGCTTGAGTATAGAAAATACCCCCATGCCTTCGGTGGAGAATAAAGTATCTTCCCATTTCCCGCCTAATAAAATGAAACCGGGGAATCAGGGATGGTAGAAACAAAAATTGAGGGAATAGAAAAGATTTTGGAAAAACTAAGAAATACGGATATGAAACAAAGCCCCGTTTTAGGTCATGCGCTCGCTTCTTGGCTTACGCGGTCGGCAAGAATGCGCATCCTGAAAACAAAAACAGCTCCGGATGGAACAAAATGGACCCCTTTATCTCCTTCTACCTTAAGGAATTTAGAAAAAACAAAAGCCAGCGGATCTCTCCTTTATAGAACGGGCATGCTGCATCGGTCCGTCGGTTATCACCTGAGCCTATGGAGAAAAGGAGTGATTATTCTTGAAGATAAAATGAATTATTCCCGCTATCTTCAAGAAGGAACGCATAAAATGTTGGCCCGTCCTTATTTAGGGGTCAGTAAAGAGGATCATCGGAAACTGACGGATTTGACCTTGGAATATTTGAAGAAAATCTTGGGAGAAGATTAAGATGGTGGCGGAATTTCAAAAAATTCTCAAAAACATTGTTCTTGAAGCAACCGACATTTCCGAGGAATTTATTTACTGCACAGCGATTGGAGATAATGAGTACAATACACCGCCTTGGGTTTCTCTTTTACCGGAACCTGCAGTTTTCACGCCTGCATGGCATTGGGATAATGTCTTTGATAAAGGAGACTCTTTTATTAAAGTCCAAAGAAAATGGGATGTTGTCCAGCCCATGATGATTCATATTCGGACAACAGATAGATACAGTATTTCTTTGTATATCCATAAGATCCTGAAACTCATTCCTGGGAAGGTCGCCATTCATGATATGGTGACAACATGGGACGTTGTGCAGACAGAACATATTTTTGCTGCAGGCGAACTGGATATTTATGCGGGAGTGATTACCGTCCATATTGAATACGGCGTGTATTGGAACAGTGAAGAACAGAAAAGAATAGAAAAAATCAGTTTTCATCATCAATGATTAAAAAATAAGGAAATACTGTGCCTAGGCACATCCTTGTGCGGCACAGTACAGACCCATCCTTGGGTCTAGGGAGAGAAATTATGAGTAATCGAGAAAACATATGGCCCAAAGAAGTGATGGATGCTAAAGCATCAGGATATCGAGTGGTTAAGATAGCAAATGATGCAGGGCAGGAGTTTTATTTCCGAAAGCCGAATAAGGCAGAATTGTTGTTGTTTCAAGACCAAGCGTTAAAAGGCAAAGGAACAGCATCCGGACGCGTGGAAAAACTCCTCTCCCAACTCTTAGTTTATCCTATAGATAATACATTGATGGGTTATATAGAGGAAAAACCTTTAGCGGTGGGGGATATTTTTGCTGAGTTAATAAAGGATATGGGAGCAGAGGAAAATTTTACGGCGTTGGAGATTTAAAAAATCTCCGATCTATTCCCCTTAAGGTGATGGAAGCTCGGGTAAAAGCATTTTTAGGGGAAGAATTAATTCTTCCTCGGAACAATCCTTTAGATTACGTGATAGGACAGGATACACGGGAAGACAAGGATATGTTTTCCCAGCATGAAAGAGCCCGATTAGTCATGGCAGAATGGGAAGATATTATTTTCTCTGCTGTCGTAAGAGCCCTAGCGGCTTGTTTAGGAGAGAAATAGCATGGCAAAAAATTCAGCAAAATTCATTGTAGAACTGGAAGATAAGATTACAGGACCCCTGAAGAAAGTAGTGGCTAGTTTTGAGAATTTGGAGAAAGCGGAACAAAGTCTCAACAAACTCAAGAAAGCTTCTTTGGGCTTAGGTCTCGCCTTAGGCGCGAGTTTAGGCATCGCGGCCCATAAAGCGGCCAATTTCGAAACCGCTTTCGCTTCTGTAAAAACCTTGCTTACGGGTACAGCAGAAGACGTGTTTTCTTCAACCAAGGCGATAGAAAGAGCGGCGATTTCTTGGAGCAGTCTCCATAAACAAAGTTCAGAAGAATATTTGCAGGGAGCCTATCATATGCTCTCGGCAGGATTGACGGGCGAACAAGCCATTGCGGGGACGAACCAAGCCTTAGCCTTAGCAACGGCCACGATGGGGGATGCTACTACAGCTACTGCCCTTTTAGGAACCTTGTACAACAACTTTGGCAATAAAGCCCACGATGCCAATACAGAAATGACCAAATTAGCAGATACAGTGACCAAAACCCAGCAACTATTCCAAATTGCTAACCTCGGACAGCTGAACGAGGGTTTGAAATATGCGGCTTCTTCGGCACAAGCGTTTCGTGTCTCTTTTGACCAAACAGCCGCAGTGGTGGGACAACTCAATACTTTAGGACTTGCTGGCTCTATGGCAGGCACGGCGTTTAACGCCATGACCTCAAAACTTTCCATGGGAGCTGAAAAACTCGGATATAACATGGTCTATGCAAAGGACGGCGGTTTAGACTTGATCAAGACGCTAGAGAATTTGGCTCAGGTCGGAGCAGACGCCGACACGATTAATAAAATATTTGGCTTAGAGGCCGCTAAGGGAGTCAATTTGCTTATCGGAAAGATGGGAGATTTAAATAACAATTATCAAGAAGTACTCAATTCCTCAGGAGCAACAGCACAGGCTCAGAAAATTATGGAACAAACTGTTCAGTCCCAGTTATCGATATTAGGTCATAATTTTTCCAATCTGGGAAAAGGATTGGGCGACGTTTTATTGCCTGCAATGGACAAGGTTCTCCGGGTAGTAAACATCTTAGTGCGAGGATTGTCCACCTTAATTAATGAAAATAAACTCTTTGCTAAAGCCGTAGTCGTAACGGTGTCCGTATTGACGGCTGGAGCTTTAGCGGTCGGATTCCTGATGACGAAGAGCCTTGCCCTCACCTTAGTGACACATGGTTTGACAGCAGCGCAAACAGCTTTTGCCGGCGTACAGTCCTTTGTTTCTGCCCTTATGTCGGGGAAACTGATTCCTAACATGATACTTGCCAGCAAGAATGCCCTCATCATGGGAGGAAGTATGCTCAAAGCAGGTGTAATGTCGGCCGTAGCCTTTGTGTCGGCCAATCCGGCTCTCATGGCGATTTCACTAGCCTTGGGAGCAGTAGTCGCCAGTATTTTTTTCCTTTATCAAAACTGGGAAAGGGTGAAAACCTCATTTCAAGGCATGAATCCTATTCTGGATGCTGTCCTTGCGGGCATTAATAAAGTCTTTTCCGCTTTTACTTGGCTTATGGAGAAAGTTAAAGGCTTCTTTAAAATCCTTAAGCAGCCCATACCGGACACAGTGATACCGAAAACGTCATCAATTCCTCAAATTCCCGGTACAGGCACTCTATTCCCAATCTCACCATCCTTGCCTTCTGAGCATGGAGCCTTTCTCCACGCTAATGCTCAAGAATTTTCTCATTTCCCCTCATTCCCAAGAGTGAAAGCATTAGCAGAAAAAGTAAATACGGGCATTAAGCAAGTTTTTAAACCACAAGCAACCCCTTCCACGAATACAGT
Protein-coding regions in this window:
- a CDS encoding phage tail tape measure protein, with the protein product MAKNSAKFIVELEDKITGPLKKVVASFENLEKAEQSLNKLKKASLGLGLALGASLGIAAHKAANFETAFASVKTLLTGTAEDVFSSTKAIERAAISWSSLHKQSSEEYLQGAYHMLSAGLTGEQAIAGTNQALALATATMGDATTATALLGTLYNNFGNKAHDANTEMTKLADTVTKTQQLFQIANLGQLNEGLKYAASSAQAFRVSFDQTAAVVGQLNTLGLAGSMAGTAFNAMTSKLSMGAEKLGYNMVYAKDGGLDLIKTLENLAQVGADADTINKIFGLEAAKGVNLLIGKMGDLNNNYQEVLNSSGATAQAQKIMEQTVQSQLSILGHNFSNLGKGLGDVLLPAMDKVLRVVNILVRGLSTLINENKLFAKAVVVTVSVLTAGALAVGFLMTKSLALTLVTHGLTAAQTAFAGVQSFVSALMSGKLIPNMILASKNALIMGGSMLKAGVMSAVAFVSANPALMAISLALGAVVASIFFLYQNWERVKTSFQGMNPILDAVLAGINKVFSAFTWLMEKVKGFFKILKQPIPDTVIPKTSSIPQIPGTGTLFPISPSLPSEHGAFLHANAQEFSHFPSFPRVKALAEKVNTGIKQVFKPQATPSTNTVINIETVQIADGVISDLNDFILQLNNAARR
- a CDS encoding phage virion morphogenesis protein, translating into MVETKIEGIEKILEKLRNTDMKQSPVLGHALASWLTRSARMRILKTKTAPDGTKWTPLSPSTLRNLEKTKASGSLLYRTGMLHRSVGYHLSLWRKGVIILEDKMNYSRYLQEGTHKMLARPYLGVSKEDHRKLTDLTLEYLKKILGED
- a CDS encoding DUF2190 family protein; the encoded protein is MSIYINIWTRSVVAAVDIPEGVFVKEDGTLGGCSGVSAHACSKGNVASILTIGEATVKVANSQNISAGDWVTGDNSGLATKSSAVPNAYCKALTASKEGLVRVLLK
- a CDS encoding DUF1320 domain-containing protein; its protein translation is MYCSQEDLYEACKSSAIEGWARDLSTESKEIINHRIQSAIMRATDEMNLYLVKIENFPLPVVPRSLRDICVKLSLYSLMSRKGLTEGSSDNTIKINRDTALKQLEMIALGKLDLGLSIENTPMPSVENKVSSHFPPNKMKPGNQGW